The DNA segment GATATGTTCTACCTGTATGTAGGCGGAGCCTATTCTAATGATGTGGGCATCTTCCCGAAATACCGCACAGGAGTTTCATTAAATGCAAATCTCCCGCACAGCTTTGAAGCGGAAATCGGTTACAGACAGCTTTATTTCAGCAATAATATATGGATGTACACGGCTTCTGTAGGAAAATATTACAAAAATTTCTGGTTCAATATCCGTACATATATTACTCCTGACAATAAAAATATTTCCCATTCTTATACAGGAACGGTGCGTTATTATACCAAAAGTGCTCAGGATTATTTTGCATTCCAGATCGGAACGGGAATCAGTCCTGAAGAATCCCGCAACAATCTCCTGGAAAATGAAACCTTCAAGCTGAAAACCTTTAAAGTAGGCGCCGAATATAATTTCTCAGTTAAACGAAACCTGTTTTCGATAGGTACTATGTATTTCAATCAGGAATACCGGCCTAATGAAAAAGGAAATCAGTTTGACGTTACTTTAGGATATACAAGAAAATTCTAACGTTCATAAATACCCTCAATCATTTATAGCGTAAATAATAATTTAAGGATGGCTGAGCCATCCTTTTTCATTACTTATGGATAATAGTCTTCACCCATTTTCTGCAATAGCACATGAAGATTTTTTCGTAATGACTAGATGATTTTTAATTAAGAAAAAAAGTTTATTGAAAACAATTTCAATAAACTTTAAATATTATCAATAATAACAGCTATTACAGAAGATTGCACCAACTATTTTACTGTTAACTTATTTGGCTTTTTTCTTAAAATTGGTGAATACGGAATCCGGCATCAGTTTTTGCGTCTGATAGAATTTGGAATTCATTCTTTTAAACTGATCAAAACGTCCTTTTACCCTTTTTAAGACCTCTGGATTATCATAGCTTTCTTCATCAAGGTTATTAAGAATAAAAAGTTTGTCGTCGTGCAGATAGTATTTGTCGGAAACAAAATCCGCGAGAAGACTTTTACTCTGCATGATCGGATAATCCGCTTTGGTGATCTGTACATCCGAAGACAGTCCTTTTCCAACCCATGTTACGGTAGATGGCGTAATAAGATTATAATTTTTCCGGTAATATGCCAGAAAAGAGGGTGCTATGTCCAAATGACTTACTGTTTTCATGAATTTTTTAGGCCCTTTCAGCAATGGTGAATAAATCATCATTGGTACATGGAACCTGTCAATTTTATCCTGAATAAGAATTTCCGGCATACTGTGATCTCCTGTAATAAAGAAAATTGTTTTTGCAAAATCCGGCCTTTTACGGTAGTTTTCAAAAAACTGTTTTAAAGCATCATCAGCATTTAAAATGGAGATCAGCTGATCTTTATATTGTCCTGCCCATTTTTTCTGGTCAGCAGTTAAAAGATTTGATGCTAACTTCTCATTGTACATTTTTTCATAATACGCTTTATTATTAATCAAAAACGGATTGTGGGTGGAGAGTGTAAGAACCATGTTAAAATATGGTTTCGACTGCACTTTCTGTACTTCAAGCACTTTTCTGAACACCGCCTGATCTTCATAACCCCAGCTATCGCCTTCATTATTTGCAGGAAGCCTTTTATACCCTTCACCATAAGATCCGATATCTACAATATGATTCACTTTGCTGTATTCAAGATAATTCCTGTAATTATCAAATTTCAGGTTACCTCCATAATAAAATCCGGTTTCAAAACCGTTAGCTTGAAGAATATTGAAGAGATTAAAATGATCCGGAATTTTTTCCATTTCAAGAAATCCGTTTTTACCGAAGGGCAAAGAACCTGTAAGCGACGGTAACGCAGCAAAAGTTCTTCCTGCGCTGCTCAGACCATTTTCCCAATACAGACTCTGATTGGAAAGAGAATTCAGGAAAGGTGTAAAATTCCCGACATATCCTTTTGGAGAAGTGTAGGCGTGTCCGAAGCCTTCCAATGTGACAAATACAAGATTCGGGATTTCATCGGATTTGTTTAAATATGCTCCCAGAAAATCCTGGGTATCTTCTTTTTTCCAGAAAGGAAAACCTTCATTCAACATCGTATTGGAAGATGCTATCTTTTCATCGTCACCACCAAAAAATTCTGTAATTTCAGGATGATCACTTATAAAATTTTCTTCATTGGCTTTAAAGAAATATTCCCATTTGCTCTTTCCTGCATTCTGACTGAATTCATTAGCCTTATCAAGTGTTTCAGAATGCAGTGCTTCCGAAGGAATAAAAAATGCGATTAATCCAAGCGACAGAAAAGTTATACCCGGATAAATTGATTTGAAGCCGGAACGTCCTGACATCCACAACGGAACGAATGATACAGCCAGCAAAATAGCAAACAGCGCATAATTTTTAAAATTGAGCATTCCGCTGGCCTGAAGAATCTGCTTCATTTCTTCTTTACTGTAGTAGATAAGGTCTGCCCCCAACAAATTTCCTGTTTCGGAAAAATAAAGAAATAAAATATACTGTAAAACAACGACAAGTCCGCAGGCAGCTATTGCCAGCGTTTTGGCCCAGCTTTCTTTAATAAAATTAATGATGAGGTACAGAATACCAAATCCGAACATAAGTTCGAAGATAAAAAGAATATTGTCTGCAAAAAGAGAACCTGCCACTGCAGAAGTGTCAATTTTTGTAAACATATATCTGTACCAGAACCACTCTGCCAGAATTCCGATAAGAAAAAGGACACTGAAAACAGAGGCTAAAGCGCCCCATTTTTTAAGTCCGTGTTTCAGGATAGCCCAGATTTTTTCTTTCAGCGGTAAATTTTTTGTATTCTGATTAAAACCCTGCCTCGTCATTTCCCCCCAGCCATGAGACTTTTTAAAATAATCGATAAAGCCATTTACACCCGCTTTTACAACAATTGGGTGAAAATAGAATGGTTCTGAAAATGCGGTGCTGATCAATGCAAAGAAGTCCTTTCTTTTACCATACACCTGCCGGCTTACCATGTCTACCAGTATTCCGTAAACCGAATAGAGGAATCCCATGGATAATACCAAAGCAAACAAAACAAAGAAAAAAGGCCAGTTGATGATTCCTAAAAGAAGAAATATGATAAATACGATGTACCCTGAAAATTCTACCAAAGGTCCTAGAAACTCAAAGAAGAACCAGTATGGAAGACTTATCATTCCTAACTTTTTATATTTAGGATTAAACATCATTTTGCGATGTTTCCAGAGGGTTTCTATAGTTCCTCTCATCCAGCGGTTCCTTTGTTTTTTGAGGATATCTTTTGTTTCCGGAACTTCTGTCCAGCACAAAGGATCCGGAATGGTAATTACTTCATACGGCTCATTCCGTTCTTCCATATATTTTCTCATCCTCACGACAAGTTCCATATCTTCTCCTACCGTATTCCTGTCGTAACCTCCGCAATCCAGAACTATTTTCCTGTCGAAAACCCCGAATGCCCCGGAAATAAGAATAAGCCCTGAAGCTCTTGACCAGGCCATTCTTCCCAATACAAATGCGCGGATATATTCCAATGCCTGTGTTCTTCCCAGCAGCGTTTTCGGCATATTTACACTGACTACTTTTCCGTCTTCGATCACACAATTGTTTGCCAACCGGATCACTCCGCCACAGGCAATAATTTTTTTATCAGTCTGTTCAAGAAACGGTTTTGCCAGCCTCAAAATCGCATCCTGTTCCAGGATACAATCTACATCGATACATACAAGATACTCTCCGGAAGAAACATTAATTCCGACATTCAGCGCATCTGCTTTACCCCCGTTTTCTTTGTCTACAACGATGAGTTTTCTGAAAGCCTGATTCCTGCTTTTATATATTCCTTTTATTTTATTGGTTTCGATTTTTCCCTGAACAAAATAAGACACACATTCCAGATCGTAAGCTTCAATAAGCTTCTGCATAGAATCATCCTTACTTCCGTCATTGATAATAATGATCTCAAGGTTATGATAATATAAAGAAAGCAGGGATCTTACATTTTCAACAATGGTCATTCCTTCATTGTAAGCAGGAGCAAGAAGGCTGAAAACAGGCGCATTGGGATTGGCAGCAATAATACTGTAATCGGTAAAAACATTTTCTTTTTTATATCGTAATACTGCTCCGAGCGCGTAAATTCCTACCCAGCCGTAAATAATTGCCACCGCTGTACCGTACAATAAATACAGCCATATAACAACATCATAAACAATGTGTGAAAATTCTAACATACTTTTTCCTGCAATGCGTATTTAATAATTTGGACTAACTCTTCCGAGTCTTCTTCATTTTCAGCGAGCTCTGATAAATAATCTCCATGCCCCAGCTCATATAGTGCCTGCGCAGAATTCACCTTTATTCCGGAATGAGCATCTCCGGAAAGCTCTTTTTTAAGCAGATCTATACAGCACTGATCTTTTGAGATTTTCATCACCCTGAGAATTTCAATACGAACTTCATCCGGCTGATCATAATAAATTCCTGAAAGATACTGGACGGTTTCCGGGTTTTCCAGCGACATGAGTGTCTGCACGGCTTTTACACGGACTTCAACTGAAGAAATATTCAGCAATCCGATGAGTTTCGGATAGAAATTAAGAAGCTGAAACTTTTTTATTAATTTAAGCGTAAAAATAACAACCGAATCGTTTGTACTTTCAAGCCATTTCGATATAGCATTTTCCGAATCTGCGGGTAATGAAGAAATAGATAGCAGAAACCGGAGCTGCTGCCATTCTGAAATCCTGGTGGGAAAATCATCTAAGAAATGAAGACCCTCAAATCCTTTGAACCGTACCATCGCGAATTGTGCTTCCTGGTAAACCTGGGGTGATGGATGTGACAAATACTGCTCAACCTTCGGAATAGCATCCTGAACTTCCATTACGGTAAGTTCCCGTATTCCCCTGGCAATGAGATAAGCTTTCTTCTGATTCAGCTTTTTCATCGCTTCTTTACGGAGATCATATTCCCTGAAAAGCTCCGTA comes from the Chryseobacterium nepalense genome and includes:
- a CDS encoding sulfatase-like hydrolase/transferase — its product is MLEFSHIVYDVVIWLYLLYGTAVAIIYGWVGIYALGAVLRYKKENVFTDYSIIAANPNAPVFSLLAPAYNEGMTIVENVRSLLSLYYHNLEIIIINDGSKDDSMQKLIEAYDLECVSYFVQGKIETNKIKGIYKSRNQAFRKLIVVDKENGGKADALNVGINVSSGEYLVCIDVDCILEQDAILRLAKPFLEQTDKKIIACGGVIRLANNCVIEDGKVVSVNMPKTLLGRTQALEYIRAFVLGRMAWSRASGLILISGAFGVFDRKIVLDCGGYDRNTVGEDMELVVRMRKYMEERNEPYEVITIPDPLCWTEVPETKDILKKQRNRWMRGTIETLWKHRKMMFNPKYKKLGMISLPYWFFFEFLGPLVEFSGYIVFIIFLLLGIINWPFFFVLFALVLSMGFLYSVYGILVDMVSRQVYGKRKDFFALISTAFSEPFYFHPIVVKAGVNGFIDYFKKSHGWGEMTRQGFNQNTKNLPLKEKIWAILKHGLKKWGALASVFSVLFLIGILAEWFWYRYMFTKIDTSAVAGSLFADNILFIFELMFGFGILYLIINFIKESWAKTLAIAACGLVVVLQYILFLYFSETGNLLGADLIYYSKEEMKQILQASGMLNFKNYALFAILLAVSFVPLWMSGRSGFKSIYPGITFLSLGLIAFFIPSEALHSETLDKANEFSQNAGKSKWEYFFKANEENFISDHPEITEFFGGDDEKIASSNTMLNEGFPFWKKEDTQDFLGAYLNKSDEIPNLVFVTLEGFGHAYTSPKGYVGNFTPFLNSLSNQSLYWENGLSSAGRTFAALPSLTGSLPFGKNGFLEMEKIPDHFNLFNILQANGFETGFYYGGNLKFDNYRNYLEYSKVNHIVDIGSYGEGYKRLPANNEGDSWGYEDQAVFRKVLEVQKVQSKPYFNMVLTLSTHNPFLINNKAYYEKMYNEKLASNLLTADQKKWAGQYKDQLISILNADDALKQFFENYRKRPDFAKTIFFITGDHSMPEILIQDKIDRFHVPMMIYSPLLKGPKKFMKTVSHLDIAPSFLAYYRKNYNLITPSTVTWVGKGLSSDVQITKADYPIMQSKSLLADFVSDKYYLHDDKLFILNNLDEESYDNPEVLKRVKGRFDQFKRMNSKFYQTQKLMPDSVFTNFKKKAK
- a CDS encoding HEAT repeat domain-containing protein; this encodes MVISSIHFLFVVFIVMLSLVLMLALIVLIYNIIEYNRSVRRAGWSEVINKKISDVIVYADDEIPEDIYFKALSVNASFRNLFLEKLVDSEKKFSGVAKNKITELFREYDLRKEAMKKLNQKKAYLIARGIRELTVMEVQDAIPKVEQYLSHPSPQVYQEAQFAMVRFKGFEGLHFLDDFPTRISEWQQLRFLLSISSLPADSENAISKWLESTNDSVVIFTLKLIKKFQLLNFYPKLIGLLNISSVEVRVKAVQTLMSLENPETVQYLSGIYYDQPDEVRIEILRVMKISKDQCCIDLLKKELSGDAHSGIKVNSAQALYELGHGDYLSELAENEEDSEELVQIIKYALQEKVC